A portion of the Musa acuminata AAA Group cultivar baxijiao chromosome BXJ1-1, Cavendish_Baxijiao_AAA, whole genome shotgun sequence genome contains these proteins:
- the LOC103998741 gene encoding probable protein phosphatase 2C 60 produces the protein MLAALMNILKACWQPAVGGHVHTGSDVVGRQDGLLWYKDSGQHINGEFSMAVIQANSLLEDQSQIESGPLSLLDSGPYGTFVGVYDGHGGPETSCYINNHLFQHLKRFAAEQQSMSAEVIRKAYQATEEGFLSLVTKQWPIKPQIAAVGSCCLVGVISGGLIYTANLGDSRVVLGKLVKATGKVLAVQLSAEHNAGIESVRQELQSMHPEDNQVVVLKHNVWRVKGLIQITRSIGDVYLKKAEFNREPLYAKFRLREPFKKPILSAEPSISVQPMQPQDLFLIFASDGLWEHLSNQEAVDIVHSNPHSGIARRLIKAALREAAKKREMRYSDLNKIDRGVRRHFHDDITVIVVFLNADLVSGASSLKGPTLSMRGGGINLPAHSLAPCTTPTGPCAT, from the exons ATGTTAGCGGCCTTGATGAACATACTGAAGGCCTGCTGGCAACCGGCGGTGGGTGGACATGTCCACACAGGCTCCGATGTTGTAGGCCGGCAGGATGGTCTTCTATGGTACAAGGACAGTGGCCAGCACATAAACGGGGAGTTCTCCATGGCTGTCATCCAAGCAAACAGCTTGCTTGAGGACCAGAGCCAGATCGAATCTGGACCACTGAGCTTGCTTGATTCAGGGCCTTATGGTACCTTTGTCGGTGTATATGATGGTCATGGGGGCCCTGAAACCTCCTGTTATATCAATAATCATCTTTTTCAGCATCTTAAGC GATTTGCAGCTGAACAGCAGTCCATGTCAGCTGAAGTAATACGGAAGGCATACCAAGCTACTGAAGAAGGTTTTCTCTCTCTGGTTACCAAGCAATGGCCTATAAAGCCTCAGATTGCAGCTGTAGGCTCATGCTGTCTTGTTGGTGTAATCAGTGGTGGTTTGATATATACAGCTAATCTCGGGGACTCCCGTGTTGTTCTTGGGAAACTTGTTAAAGCAACTGGCAAAGTTTTGGCTGTCCAGTTATCAGCAGAACACAATGCTGGAATTGAATCTGTGAGACAAGAGTTGCAGTCAATGCACCCAGAAGATAATCAAGTTGTTGTTTTGAAGCATAATGTTTGGAGGGTGAAGGGTCTAATCCAG ATCACTAGGTCGATTGGCGATGTATACCTAAAGAAGGCAGAATTTAACCGGGAGCCACTGTATGCAAAGTTTCGTCTTCGTGAGCCTTTCAAAAAGCCTATACTCAGTGCAGAACCATCGATTTCTGTGCAACCAATGCAACCACAGGATCTGTTTCTTATATTTGCATCTGATGGGCTCTGGGAGCATCTTAGCAACCAAGAAGCTGTGGATATTGTTCATAGCAATCCTCACAGT GGGATTGCTCGTCGGTTGATCAAAGCTGCACTCCGAGAAGCAGCAAAGAAGCGGGAGATGAGATACTCCGATCTCAACAAGATCGATCGTGGGGTTCGCCGCCACTTCCATGACGACATAACGGTCATCGTAGTCTTCCTCAATGCTGACCTTGTAAGCGGGGCCAGCTCACTCAAGGGCCCCACTCTGTCGATGAGAGGGGGTGGGATCAACTTGCCTGCCCACTCTCTTGCCCCTTGTACAACACCCACAGGGCCCTGTGCCACCTGA
- the LOC135676434 gene encoding uncharacterized protein LOC135676434, giving the protein MESVAASPAIASSPSSFSFFSSKRSARRRQSLLPIASMNWGDDADLNSDSESTSLVPFLGNRAPISPLPKDKAMGLVLSAAAGRGWTTGSGMEGPPIPADSDSADQTVLTFPWSLYTRSPRRRMRVAFTCNICGQRTTRAINPHAYTDGTVFVQCCGCNVFHKLVDNLNLFHEMKCYVNPSFRYKGDMPFNHIDADDDQDIFPFL; this is encoded by the exons ATGGAGTCCGTCGCGGCATCGCCTGCGATCGCCTCGTCGccgtcttccttctccttcttctctagcAAGAGAAGCGCCCGTAGACGCCAATCGCTCCTCCCGATCGCCTCCATGA ATTGGGGAGATGATGCTGATCTCAATTCGGACTCCGAGAGCACGAGTCTCGTTCCTTTCCTCGGCAATCGCGCTCCCATTTCCCCGCTTCCCAAG GATAAGGCTATGGGCTTGGTTTTAAGCGCGGCAGCTGGAAGAGGGTGGACGACGGGATCGGGAATGGAAGGCCCTCCGATCCCCGCCGACTCCGATTCCGCTGATCAGACGGTTCTCACGTTCCCCTGGTCCCTCTACACCCGATCTCCGCGACGTCGAATGCGCGTGGCCTTTACCTGCAACATCTGTGGCCAGCGGACCACTCGTGCCATCAATCCTCATGCGTATACGGACGGCACCGTGTTTGTTCAG TGTTGCGGCTGCAATGTGTTCCATAAATTGGTGGACAATCTGAATCTGTTCCACGAGATGAAATGTTACGTGAACCCTAGTTTCCGCTACAAAGGAGACATGCCGTTCAATCACATTGATGCAGATGATGATCAGGACATCTTTCCCTTCTTATGA